Sequence from the Rutidosis leptorrhynchoides isolate AG116_Rl617_1_P2 chromosome 3, CSIRO_AGI_Rlap_v1, whole genome shotgun sequence genome:
cattcgcatcttttaaaggcttcaaggtctatcaaatggatgtcaaaagcgccTTTTTGTACGGGACTCTCAATCAGACCGCGTTTGTTAAGCAACCACCGGGTTTTACAGATCCACACTCTCTAGAAAAGGTATATCGTCTAGAAAAAGCactgtatgggcttcatcaagctccaagagcgtggtatggtatgttgtccaactatatgattgataatggtttcagaagaggtgtcatcgatcagacacttttcatcaaagaaAAGGGCAAGCATATAATGCTAGTACATGTGTACGTGGATAATATTATCTTTGGATCTACAGATAAGACGATGGTGGATGATTTTGAGGAGGTAATGCAGAAacggttcaagatgagttcaatgggaactatcaaattcttccttggtattcaggttgtacaaacgaatcagggtatctttttacatcagacaaaatatgtatcagatattctgaaaagattcaaaatggaagatgaacgtcctgcaaggacgccgctatcggtgaatcacgggattacaccggataaggaaggtgataaggttgatcaaaacttatatagagccatcattggttcgttgatgtatctaacagcgtctcgccctgatatcatgttcgcagtttgtttatgtgctcgctatcaagaaaatccgaatgtacatcatttgcttgtggtgaaaaagattatgcgttatttaaagcaaactctgaatttgggcctatggtatccctgtgataatgattttgtactgacggcttatagtgattccgactatggtggatgcaagaaagattttaagtcaacatcaggaggttgtcaattccttggaatcagactagttacatggcagtgcaagaagcagacagcagtggccttgtccacttgtgaagctgaatacattgctgcagcaagctgtgcatctcaggttgtgtggatacaacagcagcttcgtggctacggtttgaatatttctaacactcctatttttgttgataattctgctgccatagctgttacgaaaaatcctgtgaatcattctaagaccaaacacatagggattaaatatcattttattcaAGACTGTTATGAGAAAAGGCTAATTGACGTTATCCAAATTGGCACAACTACgcaaagggctgatcttttcacaaaagcttttgataaaccacgttttgatttcttgttaactgagttaagtgtcaaaatattgtcagatgtcgttcctgacgaagagaccaacgagtaacttcattttatgtgttctgcttgcatagctgtatatactgtgtgtttatatttcttttctttctgattgtttctgtgtgtttaaaatccaaaaaccaaaaagattttagatttttagtattttagggggagtaatgaatgcaacatcagatattcagaaaataaaaaaacgagtttgatctatataaaaatgggatacggacttaatcatagaatgagatgatcataatcacaatcatgtaaatatcttgataaggaactcatggaaaggtttacagcggttgagggtagtcacttaattaccacaggtgcatactttaaagaaaattgttgaggaaatcaacaaaaggtgagggtatcccctatcatgacgtataatctagaaacacatgtagaatatccccaagcaaattccaaattgctgcaccattgagtctcacgactaattgggatattcaagcgatcaataagcgttgaaaatgttctaattgactatgcataccgacttctatcaaaatttaattcttgaatcgtacctaaactccaaaatagtaagtttatctcaataagagtgtctttcctgtgaacgggttgaaaagtgtggttctatattacagacagtccatgaatgaatgatttaagttaattgatacacaaatgaagaaaagagatcttcatcgcaaggaagtcaattcgagaactaaatcaaagtcaagactgcaatgtgttgtttaaaaaaaaatggcacattgcatatcaagttattatatcatgaaaacagaagtgaaatcatggaagacgaaaatatcaaggtcaagataatgatgaaatcaagaagagaagtctttgcaagaatacaaatgagtgtgaagattaccaagaagaacttaaatcattcatacttcaacaaaaccattctattggacttattatcattttctgtgatatgggactgtacccattaaggcctagacagcgaaagatgttttcagagagatattctgaatactcacttattaagaaagctacgtctttcattccgtttcctccaataactttaataataaagaagGAATGAGATTGATAGAAGTTGGTAGATTGCATGATTGATAGAATATTGAATATACTATAAGATCCATCAGGATCATATGAATTGAAAAGTATACTTTTCGATAGAAGCTAATGGCTGACAGGGATATTCCAAAATTACTATGAGAATCTTCCTGTTCAATTGGACCTAACGTATGTGTTTGTGGTAACGGAAAGCGTCAATagacttgtgctcaattgactacctaaaaaaTCGTGCGATCTCACATTGATGACCGAGTCTGTGATTgaatctaacatagcaatatgttaatgtaattaattaacttgatcatcaaaatgtctaagaGGAAAGTCTGTAAAAGGTTGATGAAAATAGAAACCATGTTAAATTCATTTCTCTGTTATTGTTTGCTTTTACTTGTGAAATCTTGTGTACATACTGTTGTCTGAATGTTAATTGAACATGTATACATTTTGATAATTTAGCTTCCTTAGGTTTATGACTTACAGAAACTGCTTcctgtaaataacatgttttatgccatacaatcttggatctttcttaaccttgatcattgactttctgacaagaattgtacttcatttgcattgttattgtgaaaagttttaaaatcctaaaaactacaaaaagatttttcagtgtgttgatatttattttgaaaaatacaaaaacattttatttgtttgcTTATGTGAATATGTGTATATTTCCTTGAAGTTACAAATTGTGTCTCGACGTCAAAAAGAAACGAACTACACATCTCAAATCATAAACCTGTTAAAGTCTTCAAAATGAAAATATTTTGCGTGTAAAATCAGCCAGTGGAAGTGAATAGAAGGAATTATTGGGGTTTCTAAAACGAAAAACTATTTTATAAagggaggagacagtcgaccgttTTATAACATAAGTCGGTCGATGTTGAACAAAGTCGACCGACTTACTCGTTTGTTATAATGTCGACCGTTTATCAAGTATGTCGATCATTTATCAAGTATGTCGACCGATTGTCACATATGTCGACCGACATAACACCAAAGTCGACCGATTGTCAAGCTGGGTATAAAAAGGCCTCAGACTGCCGATTTTCTTTATTTCGTACGATTGTGTTGATTTACCAAAAAATTCGAACTTTGCAAGGAAGAGCTTTTGATCGTGTTTTTCGTATACATCTTTGAATTGTGATTCCAGCGCCGTTAACCAATCAAGGTAATTCTTTTTCAATCGaaagttattgaagttttcttgtttaTTTTTCATTTTCGATTAAATTGGTGCGAATTAGGATCTGTTAGAGTTAGTTGAATACTAGATCATGTATATCGGCTTTCTCTGGATCTTTATTAGTCTTTGATTGAaacaaaacaccataaaatcggtggATTTGAGTTTGGATCTGCGTTTTTGCTTCGTTAGATAAATCGACCGATTGACTTCCTAAGTCGACCGATTTACCCTATGTCGGGCGACTTTATAAGTCGATCGATTTGTATAAATGTCGGTCGACTGTCCTTGAAAATCGACCGACTTACATAGTATGTCGACCGACTGTTGTTTCCTGTATTCTTTTTATGGTTTTCGATTTAATGCTTTTCGattattgtatatatgtttgtatagcagaataaatggctcaactaggtagtccagtgaacgaagacgtacatgaggaagaggtgattctgtccaagaatcttccaggcctgacggcaagcgaaaatgccaatctagaggcatgtctaaacgaggaaggacctgaagcaaaggaaggcttcgttgatattatcaaattcttgaaaaggtccaggattcatactgcaataactctagaatgcaaggcatactactcacaccaacgagaattctggaacaatgcttctattgtcactgaacaaggaagaaagacgatacgaagcagcgttggtggtacaattgtaaagatctcgtcacagacagttcgtgaagacttaggttttccagataatgattctatgccagtcacactgaatagaactaaggtccgaaggtgtctagtaagatgtggatactctggtgatCCAATGAAAGGTGATGTTAAGAGAACTCGATTCTGTCCTCAATACAAATACCTAACTTTGGTGTTGTTGAGATGCATGAGTCCAATGGTAGGCGGTTTTGATGAGCTGAATGAGACTTATAGCTCGATGTTTGCAGCGCTAGTTCTTCATGCGGACTTCAATTTCTCCGAAGTAATTTTCAGAAGCATGTTGGTGAACGTGAAAAAGAAGAGCCACTTAATGTTTCCTAGGTTCTTGCAGGTGATGATTGAAAAGCAAGTGCAAGGATTGAATAAGGTTTGGGAGGATGAGATTAAGCTGAATCATCTGAACGATTTGACTTTCAATCGAGTCAAGCAAAAGAGAGGTCCGGATGAACCATTCAAGAGATTGGTTGGCCACCTCGcaaataaaaactatgtatgtccacCAGGTGCTGTCTGTCGTCATGAGAACAGTACGTCTGGTAATGAAGATGATATCGTCGCAGTTGGTGAAGACGATCAAGAGGTTAATCAGCCACCGCCAGTTGTTACAACTGAACAGATACtggttgatgaagacgatgaaggaGATGACTTTGACCCTGATCAATTCGAGCTGAGAAAGCGAAAACAATTTGAGGGTCCTTCGGTTACGACAAAGCCGAAGCAGAGGCGCATAAGATTCATTAAGAAGGCAAAAAGGACTGAGTCGTCCTCAGCTACTGAACAACGACAATCACAGCAATCACAACCACAACGACAACCTTCAGCTGCTGCTACTCAAGAAACACGTGCTGAAACTGATACAGGAGTTCATGCTGCTGCATCCACGACTGTTATTACACAAGATGCTGCGGTTTCTATATTAAGTGAGAAGGTTGTCAATATGGCttctgaatttgaaaagtttaaagaaaaagctgatgaacgagagagaagaaaggatgctgagattgccaaactgaccaagcaggttgaagatcaacaggttgaattgaagaagttacaaactaagtttgatgctcagaatttgctgattgtaaaggctgagactacagcgaacaaggcactgtcgaaggtgcttgagtgggaaaataatttcgatattgaggctgttgatctcgaggaggatatagactttggtaattttaacaatcaaggcgaggatgagctaggtttggatattgctaaaggcacaagcgagaacccactgtcagtaattcctctaaatattgattattctttacgtgattttttggcaaagcaggatcgtctgaatcactcagttgtatttgatgatttagaagaaggggagatcccgccggatctaagcgctgaggagcaggccgagctagtgcgtcaagagcaacaagcaagtacttcagctgacgcaactgctagctcatcttttgagaatcgttacgattctagtgatgattttgaggaaattgtcataagtaatgaaaacgacaacgattttgatgaagtaattattgaagatgaaccaataggtgattttccggagtacgaatgtaataacgataaagatctacctacatttcaagactacttcaaaatgaatgaagagcttctaaaccgtaaatgcgaagaaaaagaaaagaccgaagatttgcctccggggtttttaccggtcaaaataaataaagaaaagatagaAGTTCTAGAAGCTGAGTGGAAGATCCTGTTGAGGATCAGAAAATATTGTGAGAAGCCAGCGCCGGAACCTAAATGGATGAATTACATTAATAGACCGGCGAATCTTTTGGCTAAAGGAAAAATAATTGCATGGGCATATattaaagagttgaatatatacgcaataaagaaggagtacggagtggattacatcaaacatggatacgagttcacgtctctaccgtactttgaatttatgcaggtggctaggctcaaaatgttatatagggattatgacggaattcctaatattgtctgcaagaagataagacactcgtacttgtcaaagaactttgagggattcagccctcaatttcccacgatcacttatcgaacaaacaagaaaacgggcgaacgaagaaagattgtcaaatacaagccagtaaattatatgagaaaggttcctgtgatgaaaatgccgcagaactttagcccacgttttcgctggtggtactacgatgaacgctcagaggaggcagtcatcgttttggacaaattgaaggaagatgagacagactcgatacgggttttagatcccgtttggttgagaaattgctgtgaagctgacatcttcacattgtactacaatcggatgctgtacaggccagaaaatagagttcaagcacaacagtacattcgtgttgcaaaggtttgttatttgaacaatatggttacagatccgtacagagattgaagcagatcgaagacttatgaggaactaggtcttagggggagtttgttagtgcatattttgtaatccctagttccatgaactttaacgttttattcgatcatgttgtaacctgtaatattgttaaacgttgattgtcgatgtgttattttatatttgtaaacgtttaaatataattcgtaatattactcgacagtcggccgactgacatggtcagtcgaccgactgtcatccactgtcgaccgacataggaactgaggtatttaagcctaattaatcttcattaatttggTTAACAACTCTGCACATTACACACACACGAAAACAGTTCTAGGTCGAGTctctctctcaatcttcatgtccaaataccacagaatgtcagtctaggcttcgtgtttatcaagatctaatcttggtttgacttgtacgaacccgaaaacccatagatattcgtttaagctcgttctagtgttattccgcctctagatcgtgttaggttgattctaagatcctctctcaGCCAGGGGCGGTTTTGTTTAGGGGCAAGCGGGGgcagccgcccccagtggatttgcaattttcagtgtaaaaattttggatttttcaactttgcccccggtgaattttttttttcgCCCTAAAACCTTCAGATTTTGcccaaaaattttcaaattttaccTCAAAATCTTCAAATATTGCCCCAAAACTTCCgtaatttgcctaaaaacctccattttttgccccaaaacctccatatttttctcaaaaaaattgctacggttttaaattttttttttgcccccagtgaaaaaaaatcctggtaccgccactgCTCTCAGCGTCTACACCTACATTGTAGTATTGGATACACGTTATGCCAGATTCAGAACTGTAAACTTTTATATGTAAGCAATGCATATAATTAGACGAAACTAAATGGGTATCTACTtgaaacagttttttttttttttttttttagtatggTGTGATTAACAAGATGTGTGTGAATGTGTGATCTGGAACCGGGCTAATTGATGGGCCGGACTGGAAAAAGATTGGGCAGCAAGGTtacttcatatttatttatttatttatttaattaatagttTCTATATTAAAAGTTGACATGTTTTAGTAGTTTGATTTAGTTTTGGATTCTGTTTTACGCGAATTCATTATTCAGTTTCTTaacattaacatattttatgaatttTTCTCTCTGTCAGTATATATGATATTTCTAACATCATTTTTACTTGTTCCATCATAATTTTATGTTTTTTTTCCCAAAATACCCCTTAATAAATTAGAACAAAAAGTTTTAGAATTTTTATCTAAACCTATCATTAAGGGTGTTATAGTAATTAAAGGTGGAAGAAGTAAATCGAATGTTGGAAATATCAATTCCTTTATTTGTCTCCTATTATTTTCTGTACGCGCGTCCATATTACTGTGGTCGCTTGAAATTACTCACGCTAAGAAGACGACATCATATCAAGGTTAGGGTTTcttccttattatttttttttattatttacgacaataataataatcacagaTATCTTATGAAACAATAATAAACCTCCGTATTTTATTATTTGGGAAAAGGGGCTTTGATTTGCAATTAAAATACAGTTATAATCTTAGTGTAAAATTCTCACTCTTTATCGTGTTGTGACATCAGACCTCCTTGATTTATCATTCCATTGATATTTAGGACTAAAGCTTATCCTGTATCTATTTTAAAACAATTATGACTGTATTTTTTATTTTTGCATCAGAATACATCTTCGATAATAATACCGTGTAAATAAAGATCATGAATACTTTTGGAATAATGGAACCAACTCCCATGAAACATAATGCTTCCAAATCAGCATCTGAAGATATAATTAGCAGAATGCCGGAGGATGTGATAGCTAATATACTGGATCGTTTGCCAATACAATATGCGCTCAGGACTTGTATCTTGTCAAAAAACTGGAGGTTTAAGTGGACTTTACTCAGCAACGTCGTATTTGACAAGAAGTTCTTTGAGTATTTGCAAGAACTAGGAGGTGAAAATAGGTATGATGAGAGAAATATAATTAGTAGACTTCTTTTTCATCTTAAAGGTTCGATTACAAAGTTTCATCTCTATATACCATATGGAAAGGTATTGGATGTTAAGGATATTAATCGTTGGGTGATATTCTTGTCCAGAAAGGGAACCAAAGAGTTTAattttataaatacaaatatagatataaatGTAGAACCTATCAAGTTGTCTACCCATATTTTCTCTTGTGTGAAGTTAGAACATTTGACACTTCATAACTGTTCTCTTTGCCCCGCACCCACTTTTTGTGGTTTCCCAAATCTtttgagcttggacttgcgtcatGTAGCATTTGAAAATGGAAAGTTTGGAGAAATTATCACTCAATGTCCATTGCTTGAGTTATTGGAAGTTACTTACACTCATCTTATTGGAAAAGTAAAAGTGGTTGAGATTGCAAAACTTACAAACCTCAAATCGCTTTCCTTCCCATTGTGTCGGCTTGACACCGTagcaatctcaaatttcttagtttATAACCTTGTGGGTCATTTCTCAAAACTTCAAAAGCTTAAGTTGAATCTTTTTACGTGCAAGGTATGACTAATTTGTATGTTTGAAATTTTTTACTTTACATTATATTGCAGTAAATGGTTTATGAAATAtcaattatgtattttttttttcattatattACATTGAGTAGTTCTTAGAAGAATCAAGTGCCGGGAATTGGGTTCGTACCTCCTTTTGCTGCCTCAAGACTCTAATGTTATACAACATAGATTTTGGAAGTGATAGTATGTTATCGTTTGTCTTTGACATGATTTGGAGTTCACCAGAATTGAAGACCCTTGTGATCTCAGTAAGTAAATTTGTATACatcatgatactaatactaatcatCATTAAATCTCATATGTGGGCATttgaatattttataaaaattttataggCTGCATACAGTGATGCCGTCCCACAACCTGCATTTTGTTATTCAGAGTTGAACCACATCTCAATGGAGCAGCTATTTAAGCTACAGAGTGTGGTGTTTAAATCTTGTAGAGGTTCAGAGAATGAGAGATATTTGATAAAGAATTTACTTGCTTGTTCGCCCACACTAAACAAGATTAATATATTTGTCAATGTTGTTAACAATGGAAATTTGATGTTTGCTACGAAGCTCCTAAAACTCAATCGAGCCTCTTCCTCAGCCGAAGTGAATATCTACTGGTTTTAGTATCAAGGTGCACTTATATCTTTTATATCATGTGGTTTCGAGTGAAattagtttatatttttatatttgtgGTTAATCGAGACACCTATAGGAGTAACAAAAATGTGATCTTTAGTCTGATATGAATAAGTGGGATAAGGTTTTGACTTTTTGTATTTGCACATATTCAGTGGTTGCAGACTTTCAGCTAATGTGTTCCACCTTTTTATGTTTattgttggttttattttttgatagaaaaattgatatggttactttgtgaaggatgttatcccacataggtgggaggagaaagttggaggtgaactccttggctataaaaggagaccatgggattacttccaaattgcaccattcaatacactttaagtatttgattatttctttctttcttacccttgtttgagagttgtattagttaaatattttggagagtgtagttggcttaagagagtcatctatatcattgtaacaatttgtgatatagtgtatttctctctttgggggccggtggtttttctcttgttttggagttttcacgttaaattttgtgttgtgtattgttcttatttctttactattattgttgggcttggtggtgggaattagtgagaccataatttcccaacaactggtatcagagcatcaggtttgacgggggtctcggttataggagtcagagtatgctctgtggttgccacgggagtggatcgtccacgtCAGGTTTGCAGCTAATGTGTTCCACCTTTTTATATTTCAAGTTATCAGCATTTTATGCTGTATTTTTGTGGTTGTGGCAATATATATATGCTTAGATTATGTGGATTGTTAATGTATTGCTTATATATACAACAGTTGGACAATGTATTGCTTATATATACAAAGTGTATGTATTTGGCAGCCATTGTATTGGCAGTTGACTACTTTTCCTACATGATCAAAAAGGGTGAAAAATGTATTTCTTGATTTTTCTCTCAAATTATTAAACCCTTAAAGCAAACAAATTGTAAGACCGTATGAAAAGTGACTTATTATGGTGATGATTCTCTTGCTGGTAAGAAATAACTTTAGGTAAACGTAGATgtgattattatttagtttaatatgattattatgaaTTAACGCAATAAATTTTCTGCATCCAGTTTATTGCGATCCACTTTTTTGTCTCAATATGTGCCCAATTTCTCTAATGTTGTCATTTTGTTTCGTTAATTTAAAtgacattttattttttattttttttgaacggcgatttttgCATCAGCGAATCATTTATTCCaatgaccctcatcatttgcacgtaacacacacgttcgggcggaaactcgAACCCGattgacggtacccgggaacacatccatacaGGCAGTGTCCGGGTATTAACTGATATAAGAGATAAGAGAAAGAATATTGAACTGTGTTCTTGTGTATATGTTATTGTGTTTCTTTATGAATACATGAACGAGTATTTATAACCTCATGAGATATCTAGATTATCTATACATTAAATGTAATACAACTACCATCTCCCAACTACTCTATTAAATTTAGTGCGGTTATTAAATGCATCTGTATAATATTCCTCCGCAAGCTAAGGCCGGGGAACGACCTGTAGCTTGGATCGTAACAAGAGAAATCTTGTTGAGGACAACGGCTTGGTGAAGACATCTGCTATCTGATCATCGATAGTTATGAATTAGTTTATCTTTTTATATTTGTGGTTAATCGAAACACCT
This genomic interval carries:
- the LOC139900589 gene encoding F-box/FBD/LRR-repeat protein At1g13570-like; this encodes MEPTPMKHNASKSASEDIISRMPEDVIANILDRLPIQYALRTCILSKNWRFKWTLLSNVVFDKKFFEYLQELGGENRYDERNIISRLLFHLKGSITKFHLYIPYGKVLDVKDINRWVIFLSRKGTKEFNFINTNIDINVEPIKLSTHIFSCVKLEHLTLHNCSLCPAPTFCGFPNLLSLDLRHVAFENGKFGEIITQCPLLELLEVTYTHLIGKVKVVEIAKLTNLKSLSFPLCRLDTVAISNFLVYNLVGHFSKLQKLKLNLFTCKFLEESSAGNWVRTSFCCLKTLMLYNIDFGSDSMLSFVFDMIWSSPELKTLVISAAYSDAVPQPAFCYSELNHISMEQLFKLQSVVFKSCRGSENERYLIKNLLACSPTLNKINIFVNVVNNGNLIGCRLAANVFHLFIFQVISILCSIVLAVDYFTYMIKKGEKLVADLQLMCSTFLYFKLSALYAVEPNSNNDRVTVKGNGTDTMRVADQFVINNCMLTTHVG